The DNA region CCGACCTGCCGGCCGAGCGGCCGACTGTGCGGTATCTGCTCGACATCCCGTTCGATTTCGATCAGTCCAGTCTGCGGCTTGACGCCATTGCGATGGTCGAAGCCAACGCCAGGCGTCTCAAGGAAGACGGCGTGAAGAAGGTGCTGTTGGAGGGCCGGGCGGATGAAATCGGGACATCCGAATACAATCTGGTGCTGGGCGAACGCCGGGCGCGGGGGGTGAAACACTATCTCGAGAGTCTTGGACTGGTGCCGCTCGTCATCGATACGACGAGCTACGGCAAGGACCGACCCCTTTGCACCCAGCACAGCGCCGAGTGTTGGCAAAAAAACCGCAGCGTCCGCTTCGTCGTCCGCGAGTAGCGTTGCCTCCCCGACGCTTCCCGCGCACGGCTTCGGGTCGCCCTTTCTCTTGTGCTCTCAAACGGTTCGCTTGTCTGATCCTGCCGAAACCAGTGTGACCGTTGTTCTACCTCCCCCTCTCGCCTGAGCGTGATTGTTTACCCGGATTTAACAGTTCGGTGACAAAGCTGGAACGAAGCGCCGGTATCGTCTGCCGTGTAGAAAGACATAGGCGCGAGGCCGGAGGTCGGAGTCTCTGAAGGGGGTGAATCATTATGGAAGGCTTGGGGGATTCGTTGCTCCTTCTCGGTATCGCAGGTTTTCTTCTGGCTCTGCTGATCCACGCGATCAGGACCTTGATGGGGATGCGCGAAAAACTGCTCTATCCTCTGCTGCGGGTCAAGGCGCCGGACGGCGGCTTGAGTCCGATGATGCGGGTCAAGCCGGACCGTCGCGGGGCGATGCATACCCATTTGGCGTGCGCCGTCTGAGTCGAAAGACCGGCATTCGCCACAACAAAGGAGGCTATGGAGATCATGGTAACCGTCAGCCAATTGATGACACGGGATCTGGTGACGATCGAAGCCGGCACGTCGGTGGTCGAGGTCGCGAAGTTGATGAAGGACAGGCAGATCGGCAGCGTGTTCGTCGAGCGGGACGGCGAGATCGTCGGGATCGTGACCGAACCGGACATCGTCCGAAAGGTCGTCGGGGCCGACCGCGGACCGTACTTCATCCCGGTGGAAGAGATCATGAGCGCGCCGGTGATCGGCATCGACGAGCGCCGTCCGGTGACGGAAGCGGCGGATCTGATGGAACAGCATCGGACCCGTCATCTGGCGGTCCGGCGAGGCGAGAGAATCGTGGGCGTCTTATCGGTGAGAGATCTCCTGCACCCGGTGTCGATCGATGAATTCTAGCGTCGACCGTTCGGCGACGGGAGAATTCATGGCGAAACCGGACACGGTGTTTCCGGGATTGCACTGGATTCCCGTCGCTCGGTTCTTCCGTGCGGCCGAACGCGTGGCAGAAACCGATCTCACGGTCCTCTGGAGAAAAGGCATCCGGCTGGTTCTCAGCCTGTTGATCCTGACCATCTTGGCCGGGCTCGCCGGCGGAGTGGTCAAGACATTCCTCGACCTCCGTTTGCTGTTCCACGCCGCCGTGGAAGTCGCGCTGCGCCAGGTCATCATCGATACCTTGGTTCTCCTGGCGCTTGTGGAAGTGTTCAAGACCACCTTCGCCTATTTCTCGGAAGGGCGGGTCAAAGTGACGTTTATCGTGGACACGGTTCTGGTCATGATGCTGACCGAAGTGCTCTCGCAATGGTTCAAAGACGGACCGTGGGCGCGCCTCGCGGTGCTGGGCGCCATTCTGCTGACATTGGGGGCGATGCGGGTGGTGGCGGTCCGATACTCGCCCACGCAGGGCGACGCCTCGACACGGTCGCACGAGTCGCTGTTTTGAATCGAACGCCGGAGGTGTGACATGGATCTTCAGACCGCGACGACCGAAACGTTGGTGATCACGATCGTGGAACGCGAGCGGACGCTCCGGCTGGATCAGATCGTCGCCCGGCTTCCGGAACTCAGTTGGAGCCAGGTGTTTCGTGCTGTGGACAGCCTGAGCCGCCGCGGGGCCATTCGGGTGACGCGACGGGGGTTCGATTACGAACTGAGTCCCGTGCCGCGCCGGCCGCATGCGTCGTCCGGCGCCGCATGACCTTCGTGAGTTCTTCACCGACCGATTGGCCGACACAGACGGACGAACGTTCGATGAACCACGCGCAGGATGGCTCCGGCCAGGCCGGACCGGCCGGAGGACATCGGCAGGGCCCCGGCATCGTTGTCTTCTCGTCTTCGTTGAAACTCCTCCACAAGAACCGCCGCGCCGAGGAACTGACGGCCTTGCTGACCGCGAAGGACGCCGGCCCTTCCGATATCATGCCTGCGGCCGTCCAGCGCGTCTGCCATTCGATATTGGAGTCCTTCTCGCGATGCCGGCCGGCGCCGGTCTGGGTCCAGGTGAGCGAGCGGCAAACCGCCGGTGAGCCGGTCCGCTCGGTGCTGATCCGGGGATTCGGCCTTCGCAAGGACACGCACACGGAGAGCGCCCGCATCGTCATCGTCCTGGAGGAGAGCCCCTTCGGGGACACACCCACGACTCAGGCAGCTCCGCCGGCGCCTCACGCCCTTTGAGTGCGGCAACAGCCTGGCTTCGCGGATTTAACGCGGCCTTAACATGACGGTAATCGTCGAGAAACATCGCCGGCCTATTGTTCCGCCGTCAAGGGGTATGGTGCGGGTATGAGCGTAACCGCGGGAAGGATGATTGGTCTCGCCCTGGTTGGGGGCCTGCTGTGGTGGATGCGCGCGGCGGGCGCCGAACAAGCCGACCTGGTGAGGATCGACGGGTCCAGCACGGTTTTTCCTGTGACCGAGGCGGTGGCCGAAGAATTTCAAAAGACCAACCGCGGAACCGTGAGAGTGACGGTCGGCATTTCGGGAACGGGCGGCGGATTCAAAAAGTTCTGTCGCGGCGAAACCGATATCCAGGATGCGTCGCGGCCGATCCTGGCGGATGAAATGGCGGCGTGCCGAAAGAACAACATCCGCTACTCTGAATTGCCCGTCGCTTTCGACGCGATCACCATCGTCGTCAGCCGTCAGAACACCTGGGCCGACGCCGTTACGGTGGAGGAACTCAAACGAATGTGGGAACCGTCGGCTCAAGGGCGGGTGACGCGATGGCGGCAGATTCGCCCATCGTGGCCGGATGCGCCGCTCAAGTTGTTCGGGGCCGGCGCCGATTCGGGCACGTTCGACTATTTCACCGAGGCCGTCGTCGGCACAGCCAAAGCCAGCCGGGGCGATTATACGAGCAGCGAGGACGACAACACCCTCGCGCAGGGCGTTGCCAGGGACAGACAGGCCCTCGGGTATATTCCTCTGGCGTATTTCGAATTCAGCAGGGACAAACTGAGAGCCGTCGCGGTGGATGCAGGCAACGGTCCGGTCATGCCTTCCCGGGAAACCGTAGAGAACGGGACGTATCAGCCGTTGTCCCGCCCGATCTTCATCTACGTCAACGCCGACTCGGCCCGCCGGCCCGGCGTGAAACAGTTCGTCGAGTTTTATCTGACGAAAGCCTCGACGCTGGTCCCCCAGACGAATTATGTGCCGTTGTCTCCGCAGGACTACCGCCTGGCGCTCGACCATTTTCACAACGGCAAACTCGGGACTGCCTTCCAGGGAGGCCGGACGGTGGGAGTCGCCATCCGGGAGCTGCTCCGGCGCGACGCGAAACTTTGAACCGGCCGGCACGCGCATCCGCCTGATCGATGAAGACCGAAGGCCCGGAACCACGTTTCCAACCTGTCCGTTCGGCCGGTATCCTCCGACGACCAGGGGAGCGGGCCATCGAGGCAATGCTTCTGGCGGCGGCGCTTGCCTCGGTCGCGATCACCTTGGGCATCGTGGGAGTCCTCTTGTATGAATCGGCGGCGTTCTTTCGGCAGGTTGCGCCGTTGGAGTTTTTCACCGACACCCAGTGGACCCCCCTCTTTTCCGAGCCCCGCTACGGCATCGCGCCGCTCGTGTGCGGAACCGTCGTGACCACCGCGGTTGCGCTGGCGGTCGCCGTTCCGGCGGGGACCATCGTCGCCGTCTATCTGAGCGAGTACGCCTCTCCCCTGCTGCGGGAAATCGTCAAACCGGTAATGGAATTGTTGAGCGCCGTTCCGACGGTGGTCTACGGGTACTTCGCGCTGTTGTTCGTGACCCCTCTGTTGCAGCGCGTATGGCCGGAACTTCCCGGGTTCAACATGTTGAGCGCAGGGCTGGTCATCGGCGTCATGATCATTCCCTATGTCAGTTCGGTGAGTGAGGACGCCATGCGCGCCGTGCCGCTTTCTCTTCGGGAGGGGTCGTATGCGCTGGGGGCGACCCGCATGCAAACCGCCGTGCGCGTGGTCGTCCCGTGCGCGCTGTCTGGGATGGCGGCCGCCTATGTCCTGGCCGTTTCCCGTGCGATCGGCGAAACGATGGTGGTGGCGATCGCCGCCGGCATGCAACCCACGTTGACCTGGAATCCGCTGGAGCCG from Nitrospirota bacterium includes:
- a CDS encoding PstS family phosphate ABC transporter substrate-binding protein, yielding MRAAGAEQADLVRIDGSSTVFPVTEAVAEEFQKTNRGTVRVTVGISGTGGGFKKFCRGETDIQDASRPILADEMAACRKNNIRYSELPVAFDAITIVVSRQNTWADAVTVEELKRMWEPSAQGRVTRWRQIRPSWPDAPLKLFGAGADSGTFDYFTEAVVGTAKASRGDYTSSEDDNTLAQGVARDRQALGYIPLAYFEFSRDKLRAVAVDAGNGPVMPSRETVENGTYQPLSRPIFIYVNADSARRPGVKQFVEFYLTKASTLVPQTNYVPLSPQDYRLALDHFHNGKLGTAFQGGRTVGVAIRELLRRDAKL
- a CDS encoding CBS domain-containing protein, which translates into the protein MEIMVTVSQLMTRDLVTIEAGTSVVEVAKLMKDRQIGSVFVERDGEIVGIVTEPDIVRKVVGADRGPYFIPVEEIMSAPVIGIDERRPVTEAADLMEQHRTRHLAVRRGERIVGVLSVRDLLHPVSIDEF
- a CDS encoding OmpA family protein; amino-acid sequence: MSEVRPTNNVFIWLLCLGMLSWGSGCASRSSSVKVDQSQEPTMRTPAAEERVAAAPLKEIPPAESPIVSSRVAPPPPDLPAERPTVRYLLDIPFDFDQSSLRLDAIAMVEANARRLKEDGVKKVLLEGRADEIGTSEYNLVLGERRARGVKHYLESLGLVPLVIDTTSYGKDRPLCTQHSAECWQKNRSVRFVVRE
- the pstC gene encoding phosphate ABC transporter permease subunit PstC, whose translation is MKTEGPEPRFQPVRSAGILRRPGERAIEAMLLAAALASVAITLGIVGVLLYESAAFFRQVAPLEFFTDTQWTPLFSEPRYGIAPLVCGTVVTTAVALAVAVPAGTIVAVYLSEYASPLLREIVKPVMELLSAVPTVVYGYFALLFVTPLLQRVWPELPGFNMLSAGLVIGVMIIPYVSSVSEDAMRAVPLSLREGSYALGATRMQTAVRVVVPCALSGMAAAYVLAVSRAIGETMVVAIAAGMQPTLTWNPLEPAATLTAYIVQVSLGDLPHGSIGYRTIFAAGLVLFLMTLAFNIAGHVLRKRLYQAY
- a CDS encoding phosphate-starvation-inducible PsiE family protein, coding for MAKPDTVFPGLHWIPVARFFRAAERVAETDLTVLWRKGIRLVLSLLILTILAGLAGGVVKTFLDLRLLFHAAVEVALRQVIIDTLVLLALVEVFKTTFAYFSEGRVKVTFIVDTVLVMMLTEVLSQWFKDGPWARLAVLGAILLTLGAMRVVAVRYSPTQGDASTRSHESLF